The genomic stretch CGGACAGATCGAATGacgcctctggttggcatgttgatgcgatgtacgctccgcgggcgcgctgctctgtgtactgttgcgcgcggtcgggtgccctaaCGTCCACAAGTTTGATCtttcctccttgtcctttctgcctaaGGTTCAGAATTGGTTTGCTAGCGTCGATCGtgagtgtacatccattaaAATCCAATTGAATTTCTGGTGTAAGGACAGACTTTGGTTTCGATCTAAActctgccttctggatctttttctcttcaAGTAACGAGAACGCGGGTGTCCCAAGCATGAGAGTGTCATCTGTTTGCATgccaacgatgccgaagatgctGGTGTCGCTTTTGTGATTaacaggcatgggtcgtacgtagaTGTTGCCATGTCCAGTTCCTTGCAATGGTGCCCATGATAggttgtccaccagtggactcctgcctctgCGATTCCATACAGTGGCTTGATCACATGGAGTAGCGTGCCCCTCGGATATCGTGGTACCAGCTCAGTAGGAagatgtgcgagtatcgtcctcttcagggTTGTCTGCGCCTGGGGATACGCCTGCGTGATATCACGGAGCTCTATGTTCATTCCGCGTTGTACCATCtcgggcgccagcgacataatcaggcgctggctgcATCGCTGGATGGTTGGAGATTGCGTCAGGATAGCCTCTTTGCCGTGGtcctggtagccttggataaccaggcgggatttctcatagcttggttgtctttcccttgacctcacgtaccaggcgtgacttgaagatccggatcttgctgtgtagcctctcgtcgtattgctcaaacttgaagactccacgacctacgaggtcgctgatctcttggtcatcagatGCTTCAAAGGGTGCGCCTGGGTTTGTGATAACTCCATCGTTacgtagcttgatagctagctcaagatcgtcctgctccttcttggtgatgtacgcgtgccccttccgcttgttctttgatcctggagggcggcctctcttgcgtggttgcactgccggtggtactgctaccggctcatgcggctcattcagcgcgtgtggcgcatcggGGTCGCTCCAAAGATGGTCcggtctgtagtatggcttgacGACAGTAGATCTGAATGTTGTTGGACCATTGACCATATCGACAGTAACGTTGTGGCCGTCTatactggcgatcttgtacggccattccagccatcactctctctccatactaagacttcactctggagtgggagtgctagcatgtctgcagtggctggtccattgcgggcGTTCAAtgcgtctgcaacttggcgctctgcagtttgcgcagggctttcgtcgccttttgaatagcctcgctgcgcCTAACTATTGAAGTGCCGGCGGCGACTCTGtagtcattcgtgggtatGCTCCAAAGACTAGTAGAGTCGGGACTAGACCATCGGGTCCAGCGGTGTCATTGACAGCTTTCACGGCCATTTGAAGGATCGCTTCATCGGACATATCGTCTTGGAGCTCGTCATGGAGTATATCCCATGCTCGGCGAAGTGGTGCGTGGTATCTCTCAGTCTTGCCCACCGACCAGTGAGCCTCTGTAGACACCTGCTTGCATGTaactcccatgatctttgccTCAGCACGGAACTCTGCGCTTGCAAAGTTGGTGCCTGCATCATGTGTGATGATGTCTGGTGGTCTTGATacgtgtcgatccatagcaTCCGCAGTGCCTGCCATGTCTCcttagctgagatagcgctgaGGAATTTTGCGCCTTGGAAAGCAGTTGAAGAATCAACCACATGTAATACTGGCTTGCCGCTgagatacatcacatccaccaggatctcatagttgaagtggtgatcatccttcagagtgaatttgaatcggcgcggcgcggagctgtggagctggcagtggtggcagaatTTAGTGACCTCCTCTAGGGTTCTCTCTTCAaagtcgttatggccagcGTCCTTTAAGAGTTTAACTAGTCGCGtgacagctgggtgtccaaaccGGCGATGGAGCCGTCTCAGCTCTGTCTCAGTGAGAAACACCgttgctctctctcttgttgagatGGAACCaggtgtccccatttgcgtAGAACAGGGATGCGTATCTTGTCCTGAACAAGCTCATCTGTAGTGTTATTGAAGTAGACTTTTAAGCGGTCCATATCTGCAAGGCACAGCAAGAACGGTGTAGGCGCCTCGAGCACTTCGAAGTTGATCTTCCCAATCTCTGTAGAGACCTGCACTGTTCCAATAGACGCTGTAGCCTCGCCTTTTCCGAATTTGATAGATGCTTTCCAGCTGTAGATGTGTCTATCTTGACTGTTGGATCTTCTCGTGTGAGTGCAAGATACTGCTCTTTGCCAACTGTAGATACGttggcagcgcctgtatccggGAGGATACCTTGGTACAGAGATCGTGTATAGCGGTCCTCGAGCAGAAACAAAGTCAATGGGCGGCTGTCCACCTGTAAAGTGACATGCAGAGAAGAACTGCGTGCGTGCAGCTTTACGCTCCTCGTCTGTGTGGTTTgtagaccagcatccttccttctggcaGACAAAGcacttcttcttccagcGTGGCTTAGATCCACGGCTACTATCAAAGCGTTGTTCGCCTTCGTGAGATGCGCCTCTAGTTCCGCCTCTACCTTAGGATCCACCTCGGGTTCTTCTATTGCTGTTGTACCGGCGGTCCAAGTAGTACTGGTTATCCTGGTCTACCTCAGTGAAGTTGACAGAGGTAGTCATagcgagtgagttttcgatCGAAGAGCGTAGGTCTCCAAACAGGACCTCGCACTCCAGAGACGGCCTGTAGAGCGCCATTGCGAACTCTTTAACGCCTCGACATGCTGTGATTACTGTGGTCCGGAGCGCATATTCTCCCATATACTGCTGTCCAAGCGCCCTCTGGCATAACTGGAGTTTGTCTAGCATAATGTCAAGGACCTCATGGAGTGTCTTGTCAGGATTCTCCTTATGGACTTTAGCAAAggatgtcgtcgtccagtctgcATAGTAGTGACTGTGGTTGACGTCcgtgtcgaagtggttcttaAGCTTCGTGTATACAGTCAAGAATGTATCTGTCCGCTGATCAACGAAGTGGAGGTAGTAGTCTTGCGCACGGCCTTCCAGgatccgtggaaagactgcatggaatTGGTCTGGCTGAATGTCTGCGTGATagcagatgctgtagaagatcttcaatttgtcgtctaggaggtcgtacggcttcCCTGTGTATTTCTTCTCACGATCCCACATCTTTGTAAAGACATTGATTGTCTTCGGATCTAGTTTCCTATTATTAAACTCGATTAGGGGAACTGCCTTGTATAGGTCTGTATCCCCTGAAGGTATAATTGGAGGGACGCTCAGTCCCTTTGGGCGTTGTGGGTATGCTGGCGTGTATTCGCGGAATCTGTCAAAGTTGTTGTACGTTAAGCGAGGTTGATGACTTTGCTGTCGCTGGTCCGCCTGGTGTCGCCCGTCTGCCTGTGGTGTCCGTTCAATTGTCTCTACAAGCGGATCTGCTAGTTGTTGGCTGACCTAGGTACGGGTGCGGGTCTCGTCTTGGACATCGGTTTGTTGATCCTCTGCGTCTTGGTCTCTTGCCCTTGCAGAGGTTTGGCTCTGCGCTCGACTCGCTGTCCCTACGTTTGTAGGTTGTACCGATCCCGTAGTGTGTCGTCCTAGTAGCCTCCGCTGTTGCAGCATATACGCCGCTGACCGCTCGTCGAAGGCAGTAGATTAGAACTGATCGTCCGGCCACTTCGGACAATCCTCCTTGTGCAGTAGCTTGGCCACAGCTTCGCTTAGCGGCATGTTAACACGGCCAGTGTACACgcccttaaagcggaggatccgctttagttccttaGTATACGTTGCATGCGCGCGCATAAACATAGCTTCAGTCCAgccttcaaagtcctgacaGAACTCACCAAAGAGCTCTGCGTCTGCTGTTGGCCGGTCTGTGTAGTCTGCgatcgcacgcgcaatgtacgttgttgctgcagTTCCGTCTACCTCGTCGTCTGGGGCTTCGATCTCATCGTCCCAGATCTTTGGATCAATGTGACGCCACTCTCTTGCCTTTAggtttgtggtccctagcAACTCCTCTCGTGTGAGTGTACAGCCTCCATTACTGCTTGCTGTTTCGCTCGCCATTTGTTGTTGACGCGTGCCGTGCTGGCTGCGTTCGCCAGGGATACGTCGGTTGTCGTAGATTGTTGACGTGTGCCTTGCTGGCTGCGTTCGCCAGGGACTCGTCGGTagtcgtgggttgtacacgggtcaatGGCGCGACCAAGTGGGGGTCGGTGCGTGTATGGACTGCGTCTGGGAACGCTCTGATACGGCTGGAACGGTCGGTCTCAAGCCGGATGAGACGCCTGATACAGCTAACAGTGAACTTAGCACAGATAACTCCGCCGCTGATATAGGCgatctagggaacgcgcggggttATAGGATCTGTCTCTTctaacctaactgtctgtgactgccatgcaatcactgatcagtgttggtaggccttgtacgatcgtacgggtgaataacaacaacgaggttcttctggtgactggtattggtattcgtattgtctacgaacatagctgctacgaaggtacacctaagctctgcgcaaggtgggccgacgtcgggccgaagtgtcaagcagccgacgtctctaccgatactcacgatccgacacaCACCACTCGGACGAAATGGTGAAACCTCGATCGACCCCAAGACAATCATGGGTTTACCGGAATTATATGTCACAAGTCTCTCCTTTGCACAGATCAAAATTCACCATAGCTTTTACCGAAAACGGCCCGGATGACAGACAGTGCAGGCGGGTAGgttattattattattattattattatatttccattagagtcctgtatcagtcggtgactatgtaggactttggctaagccgttctatgtatgatggtcgttgtggagtttctatgggtcttgtacaatttgggtggtgttttgcgtactccaatttcagagctagtcttccattggcgcggggtgctaaagagcagtgtggtgaatagaaagagatgtagcagcgggctcttttggataaggaaatattgttttttgttgagaaagaatgactctctcagtcatggcatgtaagtgtgtcaattgctaactatacaaagctcggctaatatagagcggtgtgggtcatgtgacttagcgtcctcgtgacaggtgaccggaatattctcaacactcccccatAAGCCGATCAGCTGTACCCACTACTTTGTATAGGTCTTGCAGTCgaagcttcttctccctttatATGCTTCCACTGAACGCCTTGCATGCACTTTCCAACACTCCCCCAGAAGTGCCTTGTCAACAAGAATGAAACCTCCCTGTCACCCTATAGTGGCCGTTACGTTGCGAGTCCCTCAAGTAAAGTGAGGTATCGGCCGAGTGAAGAGTTgaggaaagaaggtcgagaaagaaggtcgagagagaaggtcgagaaagaaggtcgagaaagaaggtcgagaaagaaggtcgagaagaaggtcgagagaatTTTCGCGTTTGAAAATCAAGGTAGAATCGATATCACCAACATACCGACTCTCCCTCGACTCCTACGTGAGAGTCAGCGCTCCCtcagcttggtactcccagtactctagctgtgtacgctctcctctgtCCCAGCGCTCCCccagcttggtactcccagtactctagctgtgtacgctctcctctatCCTAGCGCTCCCCTAGCTtagtactcccagtactctagctatgtacgctctcctctctTGTTGTCCCCGCTCCGTTCCTCCGCTCCTGCCTCCTTGTCTGTGTCCTATTCAGGGCTCCAGACCCTAACACCCTTATTCTCCCCCATCGTTATATAAGCCTTTGCTTCTTTGCGTTTATTTAACGAAATCCTTTGGAAAGAAGATAAAAATCGATCGAGAAATCGGGTGGGGTAGGTGGGTAGCGTTCGAGAGAGTAAAAAACTTCGAGCACCGTCAAACGGTAGGTTTTCGAGTTTAAGGAATTGAAAGTAGCTGTCGAACTGTAGCTACTAGTTTAAAAAGAAGGTCTCGAAAGGTTACTATCGATAGGCAGGCAATTCGAGTTGTTTTCGGAAGAATCGATGGTTACCGTCGGTAGGTAGGTATTCGAATCGTTGTCAAAAGGTTGGTTGAAAAGGGATAGAGCAACCATTGCTCTCTTCGACTCGCGCGTCGGAATTGGGTATAACTCGCCCAAGGTATCTTCGAGACGCTCCCAGCTTCTCCGGACGATAGTCCATTTTTCTTCggacttaatacccttcgcggtAGCCAGGGCGACGGCCCAGTGTCTTCAggacttaatacccttcgcggcAGCCAGGGCGACGACCCAGTGTCTTAGAATATAGAAGGCGACGACCTCCTGGGTTGTTCTGGCGTAGACACGCATATACCAGCTTGCTGCCCATATCGAAGAAACGACACTCCGGACACTCACAATGCACACGCAAGCGCGTaagccgggctcataacctgttgagaaagaatgactctctcagtcatggcatgtaagtgtgtcaattgctaactatacaaagctcggctaatatagagcggtgtgggtcatgtgacttagcgtcctcgtgacaggtgaccggaatattctcaacatttttgtagttttatacagtgtctgtctgttcggtggtttgcccaaggtgccattttctcgtgccaatcccattacttgcaataaaggctagagtagctttgatgcctgtctttgtttggaggagaagtgggagggtgatgggtctgtgtggtattgattctttgagtgtatttcgatgtgttttgtactgtttgcaatctagaagtagatgctgtggtgtttgtggtttgtagcatatacatagattgcagtctctcttgttgaatctcttaaagtaggagttgaagtatccatgtcctagcttgagtgagtagaacgcgctcgagatttctcttggtgttcccttcgggactttgattgttgtatgtgtgttgagcttgaagatccttgagtaggagcttctgtttttggtgggcctgtcggtatacctcttgtactccatcagttgttctgttttttgtattttgttgatttctgtgcctaagtaggctaggctcgctatagtcgatgttgttggtctctctttagctttgcgcagagcttaggtataccttcgtagcagctatgttcgtaaTCAATAAGaatcaccgaacagaatgcattactagttatcgttatttccctttacgcacttagtgcaaagccaaccaacactaagtatagttgtctaatagcgtgtgttgataggccgagttcaatgttcgctagtcttcctagcctgtagaaagcttgtctggcttggcttacacgtatagacacatgtgatttgaatgatagtcggttgtctagatagatacctagccacttgacagtgtctttgtgttctatccggtcgttgtttgggagtatgagggctctttctatcctctccttcttagcggtgaagtggattagctctgttttggatgtgtcgaagataatgtctagctgctctcccttggcaaagagtgtagctatctctttttgcagTGCTCTTGTATTTTTCTTtagagaggttgatgacGTAGTGagagataggtcgtcgatATACGATAGTTGAAAGCTTTGTAAGGCTGGGAATAGGTCTCGGATATAGATAAGGAAGAAGATTGGTGATACTGGGCTGCCTTTAGTTTAGTCTGTAGATAATATTGAAACTTCCTGTAAATTAAACAAATTTTGTACGTTAGGTATAGAAGTGTAATTAACTAGATAATCTTATGTAAATAATAGATTAGCATGCTAAACTAGCTGTACGTAAATCCTTTTACACGATAACTTAGCTGCTTAATCGCAAAAAAAAATTAAGTGGGGGTTATGAACCAAACTTCACACTACCCAGCCTCACCACCACCCAACAACAAAAAAAAGATCCTGGGATATCTGCTAAGCAGACGAAGCTGATGAGAGTGGGACTCGAACCCACGCCACTTTCGTGACCAGGAATATGTGTTAAGATAACCTTAACCTGGCGCCATAACCAACTCGGCCATCTCACCCATTGCTGTTTGATGGAGAAATGTGAATATTTTAAATAAATAACCATAGATAAAATTCAAAagggagaggaagagacGTTCGGTACGATCTATGTATGTTGGGGCGAACGATGAGGGGCAGGAGAATTTTGCAGTGGCTTTCGGCGGTCTCGGCAACACCATCAACAGATCGTCAACGAAACTTAAAGCACTATCCAAATATGGGCATAGACTAGTGAATTTTAGACGCTAGTTTTGCTAGTCTGATCCATTATCGCAACTAAAAGACTGATGTATTATGTTTCCTCTATATATGAAATATCTCACAGCGCGACAACGATGACAGCGTATAAAATATCCCTAGTCGGCACCAAGTCTAAGCGACTACAGCTTGCTCTTCAGATCTGATGGTTCTGGTCGCCACATCTCGTTGAGCAAACGCGTCGCGTTGACCATCTCCGGCTTACACTGATCCAATGAAGTAATCCCCAGCAATCGCATGCCCGTTTGCACCTCTTCCGCGAGTACTATCAGACATTAGTATCCGGCCCAGTCTTTCAAGAACGATCAAACTTACTGTCAACACACCTCTCAACACCTTTCGACCCATATGCGCCAAGCGCATACAGGAATGGCCTGCCTACACCAACAGCAGTTGCACCCAGGCACAACGCCTTGAGCACATCATTTCCGTCTCTCAAGCCGCCATCGAGGAACACCTCCAGCTTTCCCAGGACCTCTGGGCAATACGTTCGGATCTCCAGGAGCGTCATGAGGGCACTAGGTGCGGTATGGAGCTGTCTACCCCCATGGTTACTCAGCAAGATACCATCACAACCGTAGTCCATCGCAAGCTTGGCATCTTCCGCACATTGTAAACCCTTCAACACGATATGCCCATCCCATTCCTTGCGAATCCACTCGAGATCGGCCCAGGACAAGTGCGGACTCAGTTGACCCTGAACAGGGCGTCCACCCATGGCGGGTGCGAAAGCATTATCACCTCCTGCTTCCCAGTCCGCTGTACTCTCCTCTGCGAGGCCTACCGCGAAAGCTTCTTCAGCCTGCAGGTAACGATCCGCGGTTCGCTTTCCCAAAATGGGTGCATCGACCGTGATCCATAATCCCTTGTATCCGCAGCGTTTGACGATATGCAAGAGCTCGATGGCTTTCTTCCTGTCTACAGGCATGTAGTACTGGTAGAAGAGCTGAGTTGGACTTCCATGACCGAGCCGTTCCTGCTCGTCCTTGTAACTTTGCATAATCTGCTCGCTGCTCTTCGAACTCGCTGTACTGACTACTGTGTGTACGCCCTTTCGCACTGCCCCGCGTATCATCTCTGGCTCGGCGCCCGGGTGGATGGCACCCATCGTTCCCATTGGACAAATATAGAATGGGTAGGGTGAGCCATGACCAAAGATCTCGCGGCGCGTATCTACCTCTCCCACATCACGCATCACACGCGGGCGGAAGTTGATACGGCCCCAGTCATCGATGTTGCCCTTGATCGATGCACCGGTATTGGCCGAGCCAGAGGCGTATACATATGACTTGTGAGGTATTACTGCTTTAGCCACGGCTTCGAAGTCGGTCGCAGAGACGCAAAGGCTCGCGTGCGGGATTTCATTGGAGTTTGGGTCGGTATTGGATGGCTTTGTCGATTCTTGGCTCTTGACTTGGCGCAAGTGGCCAAATGTGTTTGGGTCGACGGGACCGAGACAGGCATCTTTGGGTAGGTAGTCCTCTAGGTAGCTCAACGGATGGTACTTTTCGAACTCTGCTGTCGCATCCTGCTCAAACATCAATACTCAACTCCACATAGCTCCGATTGCACTCACCGATCCGGCGTTCTTCAAAATGATCGGGGCGCCCCCCGGATGCTCGAGCAGAAAGTCTGTCACGTTATACGCTTTTGAATCGAGCACGATCCAGCAGTCCTTCTTGGTATTGTGCTTGGCTACTTCTGCTCCATCAACTCGCGACATGGTTCTACTCTCTTGAAACAGCTGGGCATTAATCGATATAACGTCTTGAGATTCGGCTTGCCGCCGTGGAGAGGTTTGAGGGGAAATCGCTGAAACGGGTATACCGCGCGTCAAGATCCGGGTGTAAACGTGTAAACGCCGGCATCTCGGGCAGGTCAGCTAAATGCGAACGCCTCCAGCTTCTCCAACAAGAACAAGACCGGCTAAGCTCCATCGCCAGTGCCGTAAGCTTTGCCGGTTTCCACAGTTATGATGCTTCATGATTTGATCTGCCTTAGCAGTTTTCGCTCGTTTCGCTTGACGCCTCGTTTTGCCAGTGACGCGTTTTTTCGCCCAGGCGCTAAACCCTTCGATTGCGGAGGTGTGATTTCCTTTTTCTCTACCACTCTATCAAGGACGGTGCTTGATCGCACGGTTAAGCGCTCTCCCTTCCTCGTTATCACTAACACTAGGAACTGGTCAGGATGGCCGTATGTCTGTTGCCAAGGCGCTGATTCCATAATTGCGATTGCGATCAGCAGGCATGCGTCTACCAAAATAGCTGTGATAGGGACTATGCACCCGAAAATTAAGGACACACCGATTGACAGAGGCGTAGAAAGTAGAAAGTATAGCCGAGCCAAGCGACGAGCTCAACAAGACGAGTGCCGCACGCATCCGATTCTGCGTACCGAATTCGTCAATGGCATTTTATGTCAGAGAGATGTTCTTCAGCTCTAATCTAGTAACTATGCCATGATATCGGTCAATCTGTTGCGATTACTAGATACATAGTCTTCCACCAGAACCATTCCTGACGCTTTCGTTAGTACCATCGTCGCCTCTAATAGTTCGAGGCCGTTCCACTGATAACAATGCCTGGCTATGCAGTTTCCCACGAATTAGCAGAGCGGCATATACCGTAGTATCTTTTGCACAATATAGCTGCCGAATGATCGTATGTTCCGCATGCAGGAGTCGAGAAAATAGAGTATAGAGCGTACATGTGTTATGAAAGCGCATCCTTCGTGTGACTAGGATCATATAGGCGAGGCCGAAGAGAAGTTTGCATATGTTGGCACTACTATGGGACATGGTAGGCAGTAGTCTTTACGTGCTGTTTTCCATCTTCCCTTCTTCTCAGCCATCTTCGTGATGCATCCCATTGTGGCTATTGACAGTTCTTTGGAGCTTTTACCAAGCCTTCCTCTGCAATGGGTCGAATAGTGCGATCGGAACGCTGATCCCGACCCATGTTTAACTTACCCGCCAGTGGCGTTCTCGCGTACTGTAGAACCGCGAGCCGAGCGTCCTTGATATGTTTTGCCATGCCTATAGTACGAAATTGGCAGATTGCATCCCACGATTTGGTAGATAGTTTGCGAAGAAAtgggtgtcataaaatactggacagtgtgggtaagcacccAATAGACGTGTCTGGCGGCTACAGTGGCTTTTCACACTGGTATGTCtagtattttatgacacccgggtgcGAAGGAATGGGATCGCCCAACGCTGCATGCATGTCTGTGGCGAATCCTCAGAAGACGCTGTAAGGCGTCCAGGTGCGAACATAACTGTCAAAGGGACGACCTGTTCTTCAACTCTCCTCATACGCCCAGCAGTCCAATGCTCAAGATGTTGGATATGTTACTCACTCGTTATTTGGCCTACGCTGCGCTCGCATCAGCAACATTTGCAATTACTGTACCACCTGCGGCAGAAACACTGGCTGCCGATGTGACGCCTGCAAATCTTCCAC from Pyrenophora tritici-repentis strain M4 chromosome 1, whole genome shotgun sequence encodes the following:
- a CDS encoding LldD, L-lactate dehydrogenase (FMN-dependent) and related alpha-hydroxy acid dehydrogenase → MSRVDGAEVAKHNTKKDCWIVLDSKAYNVTDFLLEHPGGAPIILKNAGSDATAEFEKYHPLSYLEDYLPKDACLGPVDPNTFGHLRQVKSQESTKPSNTDPNSNEIPHASLCVSATDFEAVAKAVIPHKSYVYASGSANTGASIKGNIDDWGRINFRPRVMRDVGEVDTRREIFGHGSPYPFYICPMGTMGAIHPGAEPEMIRGAVRKGVHTVVSTASSKSSEQIMQSYKDEQERLGHGSPTQLFYQYYMPVDRKKAIELLHIVKRCGYKGLWITVDAPILGKRTADRYLQAEEAFAVGLAEESTADWEAGGDNAFAPAMGGRPVQGQLSPHLSWADLEWIRKEWDGHIVLKGLQCAEDAKLAMDYGCDGILLSNHGGRQLHTAPSALMTLLEIRTYCPEVLGKLEVFLDGGLRDGNDVLKALCLGATAVGVGRPFLYALGAYGSKGVERCVDILAEEVQTGMRLLGITSLDQLSPIFFLIYIRDLFPALQSFQLSYIDDLSLTTSSTSLKKNTRALQKEIATLFAKGEQLDIIFDTSKTELIHFTAKKERIERALILPNNDRIEHKDTVKWLGIYLDNRLSFKSHVSIRVSQARQAFYRLGRLANIELGLSTHAIRQLYLVLVGFALTSLAYLGTEINKIQKTEQLMEYKRYTDRPTKNRSSYSRIFKLNTHTTIKVPKGTPREISSAFYSLKLGHGYFNSYFKRFNKRDCNLCICYKPQTPQHLLLDCKQYKTHRNTLKESIPHRPITLPLLLQTKTGIKATLAFIASNGIGTRKWHLGQTTEQTDTV